A single genomic interval of Pirellulales bacterium harbors:
- a CDS encoding 3-deoxy-7-phosphoheptulonate synthase, whose amino-acid sequence MRPIENINVGRIEPLISPQELKTEHPLSEAAAETVVDSRETVKKILAGDDARLMVIVGPCSIHDEQSGLDYAQRLSELSRRVNDRLFLLMRVYFEKPRTTVGWKGLINDPHLNDTFDISGGLRIARRILLRVAEMGLPAATEMLEPITPQYIADLITLASIGARTTESPTHRQMASGLSMPVGYKNGTDGSLQVALDAMMAARTPHAFLGIDGQGRTCVVHSQGNPWECLILRGGRSGPNYSPDSIKAAADELTRHNLPSRLIVDCSHANSNKDFRRQCVVWNSVVEQFLSGNSSIAGVMLESNLTEGSQTMPADLRQLHYGVSITDPCIGWEETENLILAAHAKLSATPV is encoded by the coding sequence ATGCGTCCCATCGAAAACATCAACGTCGGCCGAATTGAGCCGCTCATCTCGCCGCAAGAATTGAAAACCGAGCATCCGCTTAGCGAAGCAGCCGCCGAAACCGTCGTCGATTCCCGCGAAACGGTGAAAAAAATCCTCGCCGGCGACGATGCACGCCTCATGGTTATCGTCGGCCCGTGTTCCATTCACGACGAACAGTCCGGGCTCGATTACGCCCAGCGGCTGTCTGAACTTTCCCGCCGCGTGAATGACCGGTTATTTCTTTTGATGCGCGTCTATTTCGAAAAGCCGCGTACCACGGTTGGGTGGAAAGGCCTCATCAACGATCCGCACCTGAACGACACGTTCGATATCAGCGGCGGTCTGCGGATTGCCCGGCGGATTTTGCTGCGCGTGGCCGAGATGGGCCTACCTGCCGCCACCGAAATGCTGGAGCCGATCACGCCGCAATACATTGCCGATCTCATCACGCTGGCCTCCATCGGCGCCCGCACCACCGAAAGCCCCACCCATCGGCAAATGGCCAGCGGCTTGTCGATGCCCGTCGGTTACAAAAACGGCACCGATGGCAGCCTGCAAGTGGCGCTCGACGCCATGATGGCCGCCCGCACGCCCCACGCTTTCCTGGGCATCGACGGCCAGGGCCGCACCTGCGTGGTCCATTCGCAGGGCAATCCCTGGGAATGTCTCATCCTCCGCGGCGGCCGCTCCGGCCCGAATTACTCACCCGACAGCATCAAAGCAGCCGCCGACGAACTCACGCGCCACAACCTGCCCTCGCGGCTGATCGTCGATTGCAGCCATGCCAACAGCAACAAAGATTTCCGCCGCCAATGCGTGGTCTGGAACAGTGTGGTCGAGCAATTCCTCTCGGGCAACTCGTCGATCGCCGGCGTCATGCTGGAAAGCAATCTGACCGAAGGGAGCCAAACAATGCCGGCGGACTTGCGGCAACTGCATTACGGCGTCTCAATCACCGACCCCTGCATCGGCTGGGAAGAAACCGAGAATTTAATCCTCGCCGCCCACGCCAAGCTGTCCGCGACACCGGTTTGA
- the ribB gene encoding 3,4-dihydroxy-2-butanone-4-phosphate synthase, which translates to MNPHFSTIDDAIAAIRRGQVIIVVDAEDRENEGDFVCAAERISPEIVNFMIREGRGQLCMPILPDVAQRLELPQMVESNSAPLGTAFTVPVDHRSSRTGITAQERATTIQAILDPASKPSDFVRPGHLFPLIAKEGGVLRRAGHTEAAVDLARLADLEPAGVLCEILGARGDRANRDELFQLAAQHDLQIITIEELIRYRRQREKLVYRIAEAELPTRHGQFKLIAYGVKYESQQPMVLVMGDLTKTVAPLVRLHSSCFTGDVLDSLRCDCGDQLHMALARIGQEGCGVLVYLPQEGRGIGLVEKIKAYQLQDQGLDTVEANLALGYKADVRDYGVGIQLLKDLGLSKVRLLTNNPKKTNAFIYGGFDLQVVDQVPILPTIHEHNARYIATKRDKLGHHLPGDAS; encoded by the coding sequence ATGAACCCCCATTTCTCCACCATCGACGACGCCATCGCCGCCATCCGCCGCGGGCAAGTCATTATCGTGGTCGACGCCGAAGACCGTGAAAACGAAGGCGACTTTGTCTGCGCCGCGGAAAGAATCTCGCCCGAGATCGTCAACTTCATGATTCGCGAAGGCCGCGGCCAATTGTGCATGCCCATTTTGCCCGACGTGGCCCAACGGCTGGAACTGCCGCAAATGGTCGAATCGAATTCCGCCCCGCTGGGCACAGCTTTCACCGTGCCGGTCGATCATCGCAGTTCCCGCACCGGCATCACGGCCCAGGAACGGGCCACGACCATTCAAGCGATCCTCGATCCCGCCAGCAAACCCAGCGACTTCGTTCGCCCCGGCCACTTGTTCCCGCTCATCGCCAAAGAGGGCGGCGTGCTCCGCCGCGCCGGCCATACCGAAGCCGCTGTCGATTTGGCCCGTTTGGCCGATCTCGAACCCGCCGGCGTGCTGTGCGAAATTTTGGGCGCCCGCGGCGATCGCGCCAACCGCGACGAGTTGTTCCAACTGGCGGCCCAGCACGATTTGCAAATCATCACCATCGAAGAGCTGATCCGTTACCGCCGCCAGCGCGAAAAACTAGTGTACCGCATTGCCGAGGCCGAGCTGCCCACCCGCCACGGCCAATTCAAGCTGATCGCTTATGGTGTGAAGTACGAATCGCAACAGCCAATGGTGCTAGTAATGGGCGATCTCACCAAAACCGTGGCCCCGCTGGTTCGCCTGCATTCCTCCTGCTTCACCGGCGACGTGCTCGATTCGCTCCGCTGCGATTGTGGCGATCAACTGCACATGGCCCTGGCGCGCATCGGCCAGGAAGGCTGCGGCGTGCTGGTTTATTTGCCGCAAGAAGGCCGCGGCATCGGTCTCGTCGAAAAAATCAAAGCCTATCAACTCCAAGATCAAGGGCTCGACACCGTCGAAGCCAACCTCGCGCTGGGCTACAAAGCCGATGTCCGAGATTACGGCGTCGGCATCCAACTACTCAAAGACCTAGGCCTGTCGAAAGTACGGCTGCTCACCAACAACCCCAAAAAGACCAACGCCTTCATCTACGGCGGCTTCGACCTGCAAGTGGTCGACCAAGTCCCCATTCTCCCCACCATCCACGAGCACAACGCCCGCTACATCGCCACCAAGCGCGACAAACTGGGCCACCATCTCCCCGGCGATGCGTCGTAA